One Spiribacter halobius DNA segment encodes these proteins:
- a CDS encoding DUF1820 family protein, with amino-acid sequence MAAPEHIYRVIFHSQGKVYEIYARKVADGGLLGFVQIESLTFGERTQVVVDPSEERLKSEFAGVKRTFIPMHAIIRIDEVEKEGAPKITDAEGKVTHFPMPFYGPGRGRD; translated from the coding sequence ATGGCAGCACCCGAGCACATCTACCGCGTCATCTTCCACAGCCAGGGCAAGGTCTACGAGATCTACGCCCGCAAGGTCGCGGACGGCGGTCTGCTCGGCTTCGTGCAGATCGAGTCGCTGACGTTCGGCGAGCGCACCCAGGTGGTGGTGGACCCGTCCGAGGAGCGGCTCAAGAGCGAGTTCGCCGGCGTCAAGCGCACCTTCATCCCGATGCACGCCATCATCCGCATCGACGAGGTGGAGAAGGAGGGCGCCCCCAAGATCACCGACGCCGAGGGCAAGGTGACCCACTTCCCCATGCCGTTCTACGGCCCGGGCCGCGGCCGCGATTGA
- a CDS encoding secondary thiamine-phosphate synthase enzyme YjbQ, producing the protein MHQQTLEFRTPGRGTLDITREVATVAREAGVDAGLAHVFIRHTSASLIICENADPGVRRDLERFTADWVPDGDPRFEHDVEGPDGMPAHIRSVFTQSGLSVPVSSGRLALGTWQGIFLWEHRAQPHRRQVVVTVQG; encoded by the coding sequence ATGCATCAGCAGACCCTCGAGTTCCGCACCCCCGGCCGCGGCACGTTGGACATCACCCGGGAAGTCGCCACCGTGGCCCGAGAGGCCGGCGTGGACGCGGGGCTCGCACACGTCTTCATCCGCCACACCAGCGCCTCGCTCATCATCTGCGAGAACGCCGATCCGGGCGTGCGCCGCGACCTGGAGCGCTTCACGGCGGACTGGGTGCCGGACGGTGACCCGCGTTTCGAGCACGACGTCGAGGGCCCGGACGGCATGCCCGCCCACATCCGCAGCGTCTTCACCCAGAGCGGCCTCTCGGTGCCCGTGAGCAGCGGGCGACTGGCCCTCGGGACCTGGCAGGGCATCTTCCTCTGGGAGCACCGCGCGCAGCCGCACCGCCGCCAGGTGGTGGTCACCGTTCAGGGCTGA
- a CDS encoding NADPH-dependent assimilatory sulfite reductase hemoprotein subunit: protein MSEQRPIDRPVSELHPNERLKAESRLLRGTIEEGLADPITGALREADTQLTKFHGFYQQDDRDLRDERRRQKLEPAYQMMLRLRLPGGTCTPKQWLQLDDIAGRYADGSLRLTTRQTFQFHGVLKRNIKTTIQAVDAALLDSIAACGDVNRTVMAAVNPHESRLHAEVQRHAQAVSDHLLPRTGAYREIWLDGERVDPDAEAEPIYGPTYLPRKFKIGYAVPPVNDVDVYSQDLGFIAIRDEDGGLAGFNVLIGGGMGRTENETSTFPRLSDVIGFCAREQMVAVAEAVVTTQRDYGNREDRKRARLKYTLEDYGTEWFRGAMERRMGFALGEPRPYHFEHNGDRYGWTRGEDGRWHYTLFIENGRIRDREDGLHLRSALREIARVHKGEFQLTPNQNLTIVGVPARSRKRIERLLEAHGVLAPEHRSALRLNSMACVAFPTCGLAMAESERYLPDLVTKIEGLAETAGIAEQPIVIRMTGCPNGCARPYLAEIGFTGRAPGKYNMYLGGGFHGQRLNKPYLENIDEARILSELEGMFRRYAAERDAGEPFGDFVIRAGYVPEVTAGRHFHD from the coding sequence ATGAGCGAGCAGCGACCCATCGACCGCCCGGTTTCCGAGTTGCATCCGAACGAGCGGCTGAAGGCCGAGAGCCGGCTGCTCCGGGGGACCATCGAGGAGGGCCTGGCGGACCCCATCACCGGCGCCCTGCGCGAGGCGGACACCCAGCTCACCAAGTTCCACGGCTTCTACCAGCAGGACGACCGCGACCTGCGCGACGAGCGCCGGCGCCAGAAGCTCGAGCCCGCCTACCAGATGATGCTCCGCCTGCGCCTGCCGGGGGGCACCTGCACGCCGAAGCAGTGGCTGCAGCTCGACGACATCGCCGGGCGCTACGCCGACGGCAGCCTGCGGCTCACCACACGGCAGACGTTCCAGTTCCACGGCGTGCTCAAGCGCAACATAAAGACAACGATCCAGGCCGTTGATGCCGCACTGCTGGACAGCATCGCGGCCTGCGGCGACGTCAACCGCACGGTGATGGCCGCGGTGAACCCGCACGAGTCGCGCCTGCACGCCGAGGTGCAGCGCCACGCCCAGGCGGTGAGTGATCATCTGCTGCCGCGCACCGGCGCCTACCGCGAGATCTGGCTCGACGGCGAGCGCGTCGACCCGGACGCCGAGGCCGAGCCCATCTACGGGCCGACGTACCTGCCGCGCAAGTTCAAGATCGGCTACGCCGTGCCGCCGGTGAACGACGTCGACGTCTACAGTCAGGATCTCGGCTTCATCGCCATCCGGGACGAAGACGGCGGGCTTGCCGGCTTCAATGTGCTCATCGGCGGCGGCATGGGCCGGACCGAGAACGAGACCAGTACCTTTCCCCGCCTCTCGGACGTCATCGGCTTCTGTGCCCGGGAGCAGATGGTGGCCGTGGCCGAGGCGGTGGTGACCACCCAGCGCGACTACGGCAACCGCGAGGACCGCAAGCGCGCGCGCCTGAAGTACACCCTCGAGGACTACGGCACGGAGTGGTTCCGTGGCGCGATGGAGCGCCGGATGGGCTTCGCGCTCGGAGAGCCACGGCCCTACCATTTCGAGCACAACGGCGACCGCTACGGCTGGACCCGCGGCGAGGACGGCCGCTGGCACTACACCCTGTTCATCGAGAACGGCCGCATCCGCGACCGCGAGGACGGCCTGCATCTGCGCAGTGCCCTGCGCGAGATTGCCCGGGTGCACAAGGGTGAGTTCCAGCTCACGCCGAACCAGAACCTCACCATCGTCGGCGTGCCCGCGCGCAGCCGCAAGCGCATCGAGCGCCTGCTCGAGGCCCACGGGGTGCTCGCCCCGGAGCATCGCAGCGCCCTTCGGCTCAACAGCATGGCCTGCGTCGCCTTCCCCACCTGCGGCCTCGCCATGGCCGAGAGCGAGCGCTACCTGCCGGACCTGGTCACGAAGATCGAGGGCCTGGCGGAGACGGCGGGCATCGCCGAGCAGCCCATCGTCATCCGCATGACCGGATGCCCCAACGGCTGCGCCCGGCCCTACCTCGCGGAGATCGGCTTCACCGGCCGCGCGCCTGGCAAGTACAACATGTACCTGGGTGGCGGCTTCCACGGCCAGCGCCTGAACAAGCCCTATCTCGAGAACATCGACGAGGCGCGCATCCTCAGCGAGCTGGAAGGCATGTTCCGGCGCTATGCCGCAGAGCGCGATGCCGGCGAGCCCTTCGGCGACTTCGTCATCCGCGCCGGCTACGTGCCGGAGGTGACCGCCGGGCGCCACTTCCACGACTGA